The following are encoded in a window of Diorhabda sublineata isolate icDioSubl1.1 chromosome 3, icDioSubl1.1, whole genome shotgun sequence genomic DNA:
- the LOC130441478 gene encoding glucose dehydrogenase [FAD, quinone]-like, producing the protein MYKIIVGIIFKFTLVSSSILLPIYEKNNLEGKYGANQTYDFIVIGSGPSGAVIANRLSEVPEWNVLLIEAGTVPSVLTDIPAICGSWQFTGYDWGYWTQPQHQFCKGCIKNSLKYGHGKVLGGTSIINFMIHVRGNRRDYDRWAKLGNPGWSYKEVLPYFLKSEDARIEKADKGYHNKGGYLTVSDISFRSQLIEDMVQSAIEAGYQYVDYNGKEQIGVSYVQSQTRDGKRCSAEKAFLRPIANRKNLKILLKSRVVKILIDPNTKQAYGVKFARNKKYYYAFANKEVILSAGGLNSPQLLMLSGIGPEDHLRELDIPLLANLPVGKKMYDHATFMGLSFEINENISLDQIAIIRNVTTLIDFVEGSKGPYTSIGGVEGLIYLQTKESTDPDPLYPDMELILLGGNLGSDRGQTFREMFNIPRSTYDKVWKPYENKGWYQIMPMLLHPKSVGSLRLSSKNPFRWPKIYANFFTDTENKDIKTFIAAIREIQRLSRTNVMKKLGAKLIRTPIPGCEGEIFDSDDYWECALRSLTSSLWHQISTCKMGPKQDPEAVVDNEGKVHGIRNLRVADTSIIPITLSAHTAAPSYMIGERISDFIKEKWNKF; encoded by the exons At GTATAAAATCATTGTTggcataatttttaaatttacctTGGTTTCCTCTTCTATTTTATTACccatatatgaaaaaaataatttggaag gaaaatatgGCGCAAACCAAACTTACGATTTTATCGTAATCGGTTCAGGACCTTCTGGTGCAGTAATCGCAAATAGGTTATCAGAAGTACCAGAATGGAACGTATTATTAATAGAAGCCGGTACCGTCCCTAGCGTCCTTACAGATATCCCTGCGATATGCGGTAGTTGGCAATTTACAGGGTATGATTGGGGATATTGGACACAACCACAACATCAATTTTGTAAAG GTTGTATCAAAAATTCCCTCAAATATGGACACGGGAAAGTACTGGGAGGTACCAGCATAATCAATTTCATGATACATGTACGAGGTAATCGCAGGGATTACGACAGATGGGCTAAATTAGGGAATCCTGGATGGTCATACAAGGAAGTTCTTCCTTATTTCCTCAAATCAGAAGACGCAAGAATAGAAAAAGCAGATAAAGGATATCACAATAAAGGAGGATATTTGACGGTTAGCGATATATCATTCAGAAGCCAGTTGATTGAAGATATGGTCCAGAGTGCTATAGAGGCCGGATATCAATACGTCGATTATAACGGCAAAGAACAAATAGGA GTTTCCTATGTTCAATCTCAAACACGCGATGGAAAACGTTGTAGCGCGGAAAAAGCTTTCCTTAGACCCATAGCGAatagaaaaaacctaaaaattcttttgaaaagTAGAGTAGTTAAAATTCTCATTGATCCAAATACGAAACAAGCTTATGGTGTTAAATTTGCCAGAAACAAAAAGTACTACTACGCTTTCGCTAATAAAGAAGTAATTTTAAGTGCTGGTGGACTAAATTCACCTCAATTGTTGATGTTATCGGGTATTGGACCTGAGGATCACTTAAGAGAGCTTG ATATACCTTTATTAGCGAATTTACCTGTAGGTAAAAAAATGTACGATCACGCAACCTTCATGGGACTATCTTTcgaaataaacgaaaatatatcTCTAGATCAGATAGCAATAATAAGAAACGTCACTACTCTAATTGATTTCGTCGAAGGTAGTAAAGGACCTTATACCAGCATAG gAGGCGTTGAAGGTTTGATTTATCTACAAACGAAAGAGTCAACGGATCCTGATCCGCTTTACCCCGATATGGAATTAATACTTCTAGGAGGAAACTTAGGGTCTGATAGAGGCCAAACTTTCAGAGAAATGTTTAACATACCTCGCAGTACTTATGATAAAGTTTGGAAACCGTACGAAAATAAAGGATGGTATCAG ataatgcCGATGTTATTACATCCTAAATCGGTAGGTTCGTTAAGATTGTCTTCAAAAAATCCATTCCGTTGGCCCAAAATATACGCTAATTTCTTCacagatacagaaaataaagatattaaaacTTTCATAGCCGCCATAAGAGAAATTCAAAGACTTAGTAGAACtaatgttatgaaaaaattaggaGCTAAGTTAATACGAACGCCAATACCTG gttgTGAAGGTGAAATATTCGACAGTGATGATTATTGGGAATGTGCACTTCGATCTCTAACTAGTTCTTTGTGGCATCAAATATCTACTTGCAAAATGGGTCCTAAACAAGATCCCGAAGCTGTGGTAGATAATGAAGGAAAAGTACATGGTATCCGAAATCTCAGAGTGGCTGATACCAGCATCATACCGATCACTTTGAGTGCTCATACTGCAGCTCCTTCTTATATGATTGGAGAGAGAATATCTGactttataaaagaaaaatggaacaagttttga
- the LOC130441743 gene encoding glucose dehydrogenase [FAD, quinone]-like, with translation MFGLKLFSYSFILIITTSANGELYTFFQDIITSLVDLTGIQPFLSPLYPDKELEILLHEQWDFIIIGSSPSGIVLANRLTENENINVLLLEAGEEASVLTDIPIIAGAFGSSNYDYGYKTEPQPHFCIGCTDNRVKWERGKALGGGTIINYMLYVRGNKRDFNLWSEMGGSGWAYDDLLPYFKKIEDTRVNKIDEDFRGKGGYLTISDEPWRTKISEIFVNAAEESGLKYVDYNGKQQIGVSFVQTTTKNGLRDSAEKAYLRPVRHRPNLVVQTNAQVTRILFKEKTAYGVRYFHDGIFNKVTAKKEVILSAGTINSAQLLMLSGIGPKEDLQQLGIPVLQNLPVGRKIYDHSTFPLIAYQLNESVTVDTIDFLNPLNLLDLAKGKGRYTSTGGVEVLAFVKTNISTDPDPLYPDVELLVLGGSVANDDGIIFRNIFNIPPNIYDVIFKPLEGKFVYQVTPILLHPVSHGFLKLKSSDPFDAPLLYANYFSDPNNSDIKTFIAGIREIQRINEFPSLRKVGATLVTTPVPGCELYVFDSDEYWECALRIVIGSYFHMVSSCKMGRSDDKEAIVDYELKVFGIDKLRVVDVGVIPLPLSGHTMSPGYVIGEKAADIIKRSWNI, from the exons ATGTTTGGATTGAAG cttttttcGTATTCATTTATACTGATTATAACAACATCAGCCAATGGAGAGCTCTacactttttttcaagatatcaTAACATCTTTAGTTGACTTAACAGGCATACAACCGTTCTTATCACCGTTATATCCAGACAAAGAACTCGAAA TTTTGTTGCATGAACAATGGGATTTCATCATAATCGGATCGAGTCCTTCAGGGATAGTTCTAGCAAACAGATtaactgaaaatgaaaatatcaacgTTTTATTACTAGAAGCTGGCGAAGAAGCTAGTGTCTTAACAGACATACCAATAATCGCAGGAGCTTTCGGTTCTTCAAACTATGATTACGGATATAAAACAGAACCTCAACCGCATTTTTGTATAGGTTGTACTGATAACAGAGTAAAATGGGAACGAGGAAAAGCTCTTGGTGGTGGTACTATCATCAACTACATGCTTTACGTTAGAGGAAACAAGAGAGATTTCAATCTTTGGTCGGAAATGGGGGGTTCGGGATGGGCATACGATGATTTACtaccatattttaaaaaaatagaagatacCCGCGTAAATAAAATTGACGAAGACTTTAGAGGAAAAGGAGGATATTTAACTATTTCAGATGAACCGTGGAGAacgaaaatttcagaaatattcgTAAACGCTGCGGAAGAATCCGGACTTAAATACGTTGATTATAATGGCAAACAACAAATAGGA GTATCGTTTGTACAAACAACAACGAAAAATGGTTTAAGAGATAGTGCGGAAAAAGCTTATCTGCGACCTGTACGACATAGACCAAATTTAGTAGTTCAAACTAACGCTCAAGTAACTCGTatattattcaaagaaaaaaccGCTTACGGCGTTCGATATTTCCATGAcggaatttttaataaagtaacTGCTAAAAAAGAAGTTATTCTATCTGCTGGTACCATAAATTCAGCACAATTGTTAATGCTATCGGGGATTGGACCCAAAGAAGACTTACAACAATTAG GTATACCAGTACTACAGAATTTACCTGTTGGTAGAAAAATATACGATCATTCCACGTTTCCTCTAATCGCTTACCAATTGAATGAAAGCGTGACCGTTGATACAATAGATTTCCTTAATCCTTTGAATTTATTAGATTTGGCAAAAGGAAAAGGAAGATATACTTCCACAG GAGGTGTCGAAGTCCTGGCTtttgttaaaacaaatatttcaacgGACCCCGATCCTTTATATCCTGATGTTGAACTCTTAGTTTTGGGCGGTAGTGTAGCAAACGATGACGggataatatttagaaatatttttaacataccACCGAATATTTACGATGTTATATTCAAACCTTTAGAAGGGAAATTTGTTTACCAG GTTACACCAATACTATTACATCCCGTTTCACAcggatttttaaaattgaaatccTCAGATCCATTCGACGCTCCATTATTATACGCTAATTATTTTTCTGATCCCAACAATAGTGATATCAAAACTTTCATAGCCGGTATACGAGAGATTCAAAGAATCAACGAGTTTCCGTCTTTAAGGAAAGTTGGTGCTACCCTCGTAACTACACCTGTGCCAG GTTGTGAATTGTATGTTTTCGATTCTGATGAATATTGGGAGTGTGCTTTAAGGATCGTAATAGGTAGTTATTTTCATATGGTTTCATCTTGTAAAATGGGTCGTTCCGATGATAAAGAAGCGATCGTTGATTACGAATTGAAGGTATTCGGAATAGACAAATTGCGAGTGGTGGATGTTGGCGTGATACCACTACCTTTGTCAGGTCATACTATGAGTCCTGGTTATGTCATCGGTGAAAAAGCCGCCGATATAATAAAACGGTCctggaatatttaa